A part of Methanohalobium evestigatum Z-7303 genomic DNA contains:
- the proS gene encoding proline--tRNA ligase, which translates to MEEENELALPAKENFSEWYNDILVKAEIMDVRYPVKGLYVWNPFGFSIRKKTYSIIRELLDRDHEETLFPLLIPENEFMKETKHIKGFEEEVYWVTHGGTSPLEVNLALRPTSETAIYPIYKLWVRSHADLPIKYYQIVNTFRYETKHTRPLIRLREITSFKEAHTVHETWEDAAAQVDEAIDRYHEFYERLCLPVLTSKRPEWDKFPGADYTIAVDALMPDGRTLQVGTAHHLGNNFAKTFDIEYEDPNGEQVYAYQSCYGISERCIAAMISVHGDDKGLILPPEIAPVQVIIIPIIFKNKDKESILDACKNVKGSLESAGVKTKIDTSDRRPGAKYYRWEMKGVPLRIEIGPKDLKNESVMMVRRDTGDKEQIAMDEINDTVASKFESIKSNLYEKAKAELENNIIECDSLDEIENKIVKGILKIPWCGQEECNDELEENIGAGILGIPVNQENSSSSPCPVCGGEANTKIYVSRTY; encoded by the coding sequence ATGGAAGAAGAAAATGAGTTGGCACTTCCTGCAAAAGAAAATTTTAGTGAATGGTACAATGACATCCTTGTTAAAGCCGAAATAATGGATGTTCGTTATCCTGTCAAAGGCTTATATGTATGGAACCCTTTCGGTTTTTCCATTAGAAAAAAAACTTATTCTATAATCAGAGAACTGCTGGATAGAGACCATGAAGAAACCTTATTCCCACTATTGATTCCTGAAAACGAATTTATGAAAGAAACAAAACATATAAAAGGTTTTGAGGAAGAAGTATACTGGGTCACACATGGTGGCACATCACCACTGGAAGTTAATCTTGCTCTACGTCCTACCAGTGAAACTGCTATATATCCCATCTACAAACTTTGGGTTCGTTCACATGCAGACCTGCCAATCAAATATTACCAGATTGTGAATACTTTCAGATATGAAACCAAACATACAAGACCTCTTATACGCCTGCGTGAAATAACATCTTTTAAAGAAGCTCACACTGTACATGAAACATGGGAGGATGCTGCAGCACAGGTGGATGAGGCTATAGATAGATACCATGAATTCTACGAACGTCTCTGTCTGCCAGTACTTACATCAAAACGTCCTGAATGGGATAAATTCCCAGGTGCTGACTACACCATCGCAGTTGATGCTCTGATGCCCGATGGAAGAACACTTCAGGTTGGTACTGCACATCATCTGGGTAACAATTTTGCAAAAACCTTTGACATAGAATACGAAGACCCTAATGGTGAACAGGTATATGCTTACCAGTCCTGTTATGGTATATCAGAACGCTGTATTGCAGCAATGATATCGGTACATGGTGACGATAAAGGGCTCATACTCCCACCGGAAATTGCACCCGTGCAGGTTATTATCATACCGATTATTTTCAAGAATAAGGATAAAGAAAGCATTCTTGATGCCTGTAAAAATGTAAAAGGATCTCTGGAATCTGCGGGAGTAAAAACCAAAATTGATACCAGTGATCGTAGACCAGGTGCCAAATATTACAGATGGGAAATGAAAGGCGTCCCGCTAAGAATTGAAATAGGTCCAAAAGACCTGAAAAATGAATCTGTAATGATGGTACGGCGGGATACAGGAGATAAAGAGCAGATAGCGATGGATGAAATCAATGATACTGTTGCAAGTAAGTTTGAATCAATAAAATCCAATCTATATGAAAAAGCAAAAGCTGAACTTGAAAACAATATCATCGAATGCGATTCTCTTGATGAAATCGAAAACAAGATTGTTAAAGGCATACTAAAGATTCCATGGTGTGGCCAGGAAGAATGCAACGATGAACTGGAAGAAAATATCGGTGCCGGCATACTCGGGATACCTGTAAATCAGGAAAATAGCAGCAGTTCCCCGTGTCCTGTCTGTGGTGGTGAAGCAAACACTAAAATATACGTTTCAAGAACATATTAA
- a CDS encoding ZPR1 zinc finger domain-containing protein yields the protein MNQENHSENGFSTESSCPLCHDKLTMHWQTDHIPYFDEILYITARCSCGFKFADTMITTQKDPVHYEITIENNNDLYARIVRSTSGTIRVPEFGIAVEPGPASESYVTNIEGLLNRVKSVVQTAAKWSKEEEEKYNQCLEIESALDDTIEGHRKLTIEIDDPLGNSAIISDRANSRKLSDEEVENLKTGMIIYDVNSSDIKINDEEC from the coding sequence TTGAACCAAGAAAACCATTCAGAAAACGGTTTTAGTACTGAATCAAGCTGTCCGCTATGCCATGATAAACTGACGATGCACTGGCAGACCGACCATATACCTTATTTCGATGAGATTCTTTATATAACTGCCAGATGCAGCTGTGGATTTAAATTTGCAGACACAATGATTACCACCCAAAAAGACCCTGTTCATTATGAAATAACAATTGAAAATAACAATGACCTGTACGCAAGGATAGTACGTTCAACATCTGGTACTATCAGGGTCCCTGAATTTGGTATAGCTGTAGAACCGGGACCTGCTTCTGAATCATATGTTACAAATATTGAAGGGTTATTAAACAGGGTCAAAAGCGTTGTACAGACCGCAGCCAAATGGTCAAAAGAAGAGGAAGAAAAATACAACCAATGCCTGGAAATTGAAAGTGCCCTTGATGATACAATCGAAGGTCACCGAAAACTAACGATTGAAATCGATGACCCACTGGGCAACAGTGCAATAATATCAGACAGAGCAAATTCAAGAAAACTTAGTGATGAAGAAGTAGAAAACCTGAAAACCGGTATGATAATTTATGATGTTAACTCATCGGATATAAAAATCAATGATGAGGAATGTTAA
- a CDS encoding DUF7139 domain-containing protein translates to MDKYNIDEDSLGILRRGTSVYYAGSVIFAAGIVLLIVGVAFIIMSQIHYGSEPGKIILSVIFMGGGASLVLTGTNLMMKQTKYGYYITAAGTILALLALAIFSSIYPQGWYYPTVSYVLAMYIVGILALLGNGFANVVLWIISSKSETATRSSQENYTVHNDESIQRDIEEAVQSSIQQSSSELKFKDQNVGNVRLGKAFNESRGKTTRVKDDMNEADKLKRTTSGNKVKSGSSEVDKISSQLREAMENQTAEKGIIEKIKDRFDRYF, encoded by the coding sequence ATGGATAAATACAATATCGATGAAGATTCGCTGGGAATACTTCGCAGAGGAACATCTGTATATTATGCTGGATCAGTAATCTTTGCAGCAGGTATTGTACTCTTGATTGTAGGTGTTGCATTTATCATAATGTCCCAGATTCATTACGGTTCAGAACCCGGCAAAATCATCCTTTCTGTAATTTTTATGGGTGGTGGAGCATCTCTGGTTTTAACCGGTACTAATCTGATGATGAAGCAGACCAAATACGGATACTATATAACAGCCGCAGGTACAATTCTGGCTCTGTTGGCTCTTGCTATTTTCTCATCTATTTATCCACAGGGCTGGTATTATCCGACTGTAAGTTATGTTCTTGCCATGTATATTGTAGGTATTCTGGCATTGCTGGGCAATGGATTCGCAAACGTGGTTCTCTGGATAATATCCAGCAAATCAGAAACCGCTACAAGAAGTTCGCAGGAGAATTATACAGTACATAATGATGAAAGTATCCAGAGGGATATAGAAGAGGCAGTACAAAGCAGTATACAGCAGTCATCCAGCGAATTGAAATTTAAAGACCAAAATGTTGGCAACGTCAGACTCGGAAAAGCATTCAATGAATCCCGTGGAAAAACCACAAGAGTTAAAGATGATATGAATGAAGCGGATAAATTAAAAAGAACCACATCAGGAAATAAAGTAAAATCCGGTTCATCAGAAGTTGATAAAATATCATCACAGTTGAGAGAAGCTATGGAAAACCAAACTGCTGAAAAAGGGATTATTGAAAAAATAAAAGACCGATTTGACAGATATTTCTAA
- a CDS encoding cell division protein SepF, with amino-acid sequence MAKFMDKLFGSSTNQATSEDEFTDLDLSKYEEVIDDEPAETYIRVGELTNLDELSQLKKEIYDGNILMLDISNIKADKLLLDRALKDLKEVVTDVQGDIAGLKEDQVLVTPAGVKIDRDKIIGGKY; translated from the coding sequence ATGGCAAAGTTTATGGATAAACTGTTTGGAAGCAGTACAAATCAGGCAACAAGTGAAGACGAGTTTACAGACCTTGATCTGAGTAAATATGAAGAAGTTATTGATGATGAACCTGCAGAGACCTACATCAGAGTGGGAGAACTTACCAATCTGGATGAACTCAGCCAGTTAAAAAAGGAAATCTACGACGGAAATATATTGATGCTGGATATATCCAATATCAAAGCCGATAAACTTCTTCTTGACAGAGCACTTAAAGACTTAAAAGAAGTTGTCACCGATGTACAAGGTGACATTGCAGGACTCAAAGAAGACCAAGTTCTTGTTACACCTGCAGGTGTCAAAATCGACAGAGACAAAATAATTGGTGGAAAATATTGA
- the cobT gene encoding nicotinate mononucleotide-dependent phosphoribosyltransferase CobT — translation METSDSSINVSKPNNPLFLCVLSNTKTSHIEKISGAGKTAELTDYTPVGDAEIVETGDIITAPILPMTPPYDTPTPSLTTRAALKLADIPHMFINSGLNFTPEVPFVDMKTSPGEDIREPVTVPDAKDIFERAYKIGKKIQTKTDFLMIGESIAGGTTTAMAVLNALGYDGNVSSSSSLNPVELKTEVVKEGMDASGVTFGSLRDNPIHAIKTLGDPMMPTVAGVVTGFKESNNASRVVLAGGTQMAAIFSVIKHLGYNTDNISIVTTQYVVNDKTANFEKLTTEMLGVPMDFVDPEYGKSSHPGLRRYEAGDVKEGVGAGGAIYLARLMGIPVDDVRKEVERMLEIFASKKIQEQV, via the coding sequence ATGGAAACGTCTGATTCATCAATAAACGTTAGTAAACCAAATAATCCGTTGTTTCTCTGTGTACTTTCAAATACAAAAACATCACACATAGAAAAGATATCAGGTGCTGGGAAAACCGCTGAATTAACAGATTATACACCTGTGGGTGATGCTGAGATTGTTGAAACAGGTGATATAATAACCGCTCCTATATTACCAATGACTCCCCCTTATGATACACCCACTCCATCCCTTACCACACGTGCAGCCCTAAAACTTGCTGACATACCGCACATGTTTATAAACTCTGGATTGAATTTTACACCCGAGGTACCTTTTGTTGATATGAAAACCTCTCCCGGAGAAGATATAAGAGAACCTGTTACAGTGCCTGATGCAAAGGATATTTTTGAAAGAGCATACAAAATCGGTAAAAAAATACAGACAAAAACCGATTTTTTAATGATAGGTGAGAGTATAGCTGGCGGTACTACAACTGCCATGGCTGTCTTAAACGCTCTTGGATACGATGGTAATGTTAGCAGCAGTTCATCATTAAATCCTGTTGAACTGAAAACAGAGGTCGTTAAAGAAGGAATGGATGCATCAGGGGTGACATTTGGAAGTCTCAGAGACAATCCAATACATGCTATAAAAACTCTCGGAGATCCCATGATGCCTACTGTTGCAGGTGTTGTTACAGGATTTAAAGAATCTAATAATGCATCAAGAGTTGTACTTGCAGGTGGTACTCAGATGGCTGCAATATTTTCAGTAATAAAACATCTGGGATATAATACGGACAACATTTCCATAGTAACCACACAATACGTTGTTAATGACAAAACTGCAAATTTTGAAAAATTAACTACTGAAATGCTTGGCGTTCCGATGGATTTTGTAGACCCTGAATACGGGAAGTCGTCACATCCTGGTCTTCGTAGATATGAAGCCGGTGATGTTAAAGAAGGTGTCGGTGCAGGTGGAGCCATTTACCTCGCCCGGCTGATGGGGATCCCGGTGGATGATGTTAGAAAAGAAGTTGAACGTATGCTTGAGATTTTTGCCAGTAAAAAAATACAAGAACAGGTTTAA